AGCAGTTCCATATGGAGGAAAATATAGAATTATAGATTTTGCTTTAAGTAATTGTGTAAATTCTGGAATACATAATGTAGGAGTTTTAACTCAATATAGACCCCATATTTTAAATAAACACCTTGGAATAGGTCGTCCATGGGATCTTGATATAAAAACCGGAGGATTAACTATACTTCCACCTTACGTAAGCAATACCGATCAATCGTGGTATCGAGGAACAGCAGATGCCATATACCAGAATATAGAATATATTGATAGCCATAACCCTGATTTTGTAGTAATTCTTTCAGGTGATCACATATATAAAATGGATTACAATGAAATGATTGATTACCACATTGAAAAAGGTGCTGATATAACAATTGCCTGTATGGAAGTACCTATTTCAGAAGCACATAGATTTGGGATAATGGTTACAAATTCTTTTGGAAAAATTGTTGAATTTCAGGAAAAACCAGCAGAACCTAAAGGAAACCTTGCTTCTCTAGGAATATACGTATTTTCGTGGGAAATTTTAAGAAAATTATTAATAGAAGATGCTGAAGACGTAAATTCAGATCATGATTTTGGTAAAAATATAATACCAAAAATGCTTGAAAACAAAAATGAATTATATGCTTTTAATTATGAAGGCTATTGGAGAGATGTTGGAACTCTTCAATCATACTGGGAATCTAATCTTGAATTATTAGGACCTATGCCATTATTAAATCTACATGAAATTAAC
This is a stretch of genomic DNA from Marinitoga piezophila KA3. It encodes these proteins:
- a CDS encoding glucose-1-phosphate adenylyltransferase, producing MNVVALILAGGQGTRLGAITEYLAKPAVPYGGKYRIIDFALSNCVNSGIHNVGVLTQYRPHILNKHLGIGRPWDLDIKTGGLTILPPYVSNTDQSWYRGTADAIYQNIEYIDSHNPDFVVILSGDHIYKMDYNEMIDYHIEKGADITIACMEVPISEAHRFGIMVTNSFGKIVEFQEKPAEPKGNLASLGIYVFSWEILRKLLIEDAEDVNSDHDFGKNIIPKMLENKNELYAFNYEGYWRDVGTLQSYWESNLELLGPMPLLNLHEINWKIYTQSEELPPAYISEKAHLIGSLVSEGSEVYGSVENSVIFQGVIIEEGAVVKDSVIMNSCVIKKGAYIEKAIICERAEIGENSKIGIGEYAENSYNSKVYNSEITLIGFDVKIPSGIEIGKNVLIGNGVKEIENNIPSGGYIL